Proteins from a genomic interval of Brucella intermedia LMG 3301:
- a CDS encoding sugar phosphate isomerase/epimerase family protein: MKTIKGPGIFLGQFAGDEAPFNTWDGITKWAAEKGYAGVQVPTWASQLIDLKKASESKDYCDEFAGVARQNGVEVTELSTHLQGQLVAVHPAYDEAFDGFAVPEVRGNPKARQQWAVEQVKMAIRASRNLGIGAHATFSGALAWPFIYPWPQRPAGLVETAFEELARRWKPILNHADEHGVDICYEIHPGEDLHDGVTFEMFLEQVKNHPRANMLYDPSHYVLQCLDYLDNIDIYKDRIKMFHVKDAEFNPTGRQGVYGGYQGWVNRAGRFRSLGDGQVDFGAVFSKMAANDFDGWAVVEWECALKHPEDGAREGAEFVKAHIIRVTDKAFDDFASGGTDDAANRRMLGL, translated from the coding sequence ATGAAGACGATCAAGGGGCCGGGCATTTTTCTCGGGCAGTTCGCAGGCGATGAAGCGCCGTTCAATACATGGGATGGCATCACCAAATGGGCCGCCGAAAAAGGCTATGCCGGGGTGCAGGTTCCCACATGGGCGAGCCAGCTGATCGATCTGAAAAAGGCTTCTGAATCGAAGGATTATTGTGACGAATTCGCCGGTGTGGCGCGTCAGAACGGTGTCGAAGTCACGGAGCTTTCGACGCATTTGCAGGGCCAGCTCGTCGCGGTGCACCCGGCCTATGATGAAGCTTTCGATGGCTTCGCGGTGCCCGAAGTGCGCGGCAATCCCAAGGCGCGCCAGCAATGGGCGGTTGAGCAGGTGAAGATGGCGATCCGTGCATCGCGCAATCTCGGCATCGGCGCGCATGCGACCTTTTCCGGTGCGCTGGCATGGCCGTTCATCTATCCATGGCCGCAGCGTCCTGCCGGCCTGGTGGAAACGGCATTTGAGGAACTCGCCCGCCGCTGGAAGCCGATCCTCAATCATGCCGATGAACACGGCGTCGATATCTGCTATGAAATCCATCCGGGCGAAGACCTGCACGACGGCGTGACCTTCGAGATGTTTCTGGAGCAGGTCAAAAACCACCCGCGGGCCAATATGCTCTATGACCCGTCCCATTATGTCCTGCAATGCCTCGATTATCTCGACAATATCGACATCTACAAGGACCGCATCAAGATGTTCCACGTCAAGGATGCCGAGTTCAATCCGACCGGACGACAGGGCGTCTATGGCGGCTATCAGGGCTGGGTCAACCGGGCTGGCCGCTTCCGGTCGCTCGGTGACGGGCAGGTTGATTTTGGCGCGGTGTTCTCCAAGATGGCTGCAAACGACTTTGACGGCTGGGCCGTCGTCGAGTGGGAATGCGCGCTGAAGCACCCGGAAGACGGCGCGCGCGAAGGCGCGGAGTTCGTCAAGGCGCACATCATTCGGGTGACCGACAAAGCATTTGACGATTTCGCATCCGGCGGCACCGATGACGCCGCCAACCGACGTATGCTTGGATTATGA
- a CDS encoding Gfo/Idh/MocA family protein, with translation MTIEAKTKETAVPRIRLGMVGGGAGAFIGGVHRMAARLDNRFELVAGALSSSAEKAQASGRELGLAEDRIYSSYKDMAIREARLKNGIEAVSIVTPNHVHYEAAREFLRRGIHVICDKPLTSTLADAKKLKKVADESGALFVLTHNYTGYPMVRQAREMIANGELGDLRVVQVEYAQDWLTEAVEATGAKGAVWRTDPAQSGLGGATGDIGTHAFNLASFVTGLTLDSLAADLDSFVEGRRLDDNAHVMLRFAGGAKGMLWCSQVAPGNENALRLRVYGTKGGIEWAQEDPNYLWFTPFGEQKRLITRGGAGVGNAATRVTRVPGGHPEGYLEAFATIYSEAASAIEAHRKGKKPDSAVIYPTVDDGLKGVAFIDACVRSSQKNGGWVKL, from the coding sequence ATGACCATCGAAGCTAAAACCAAGGAAACCGCCGTTCCACGTATTCGCCTCGGCATGGTGGGCGGCGGCGCGGGAGCGTTTATCGGCGGCGTTCACCGCATGGCGGCGCGGCTCGACAACCGGTTTGAACTGGTGGCAGGCGCCTTGTCGTCGTCAGCGGAAAAGGCGCAGGCCTCGGGGCGTGAACTGGGGCTGGCCGAAGACCGCATCTATTCGAGCTACAAGGACATGGCCATTCGCGAGGCGCGCCTGAAAAACGGCATCGAAGCCGTTTCCATCGTGACGCCGAACCACGTTCACTACGAAGCTGCCAGGGAGTTTTTGCGACGCGGCATCCATGTTATCTGCGACAAGCCGCTGACCTCGACCCTTGCCGATGCGAAGAAACTGAAGAAGGTCGCCGATGAAAGCGGCGCATTGTTCGTCCTGACGCATAATTATACCGGCTATCCGATGGTGCGGCAGGCGCGCGAGATGATCGCCAATGGCGAACTTGGCGATCTGCGCGTCGTACAGGTGGAATATGCGCAGGACTGGCTCACCGAAGCGGTTGAGGCAACCGGAGCCAAGGGTGCTGTCTGGCGCACCGATCCGGCGCAATCCGGTCTTGGCGGCGCAACGGGCGATATCGGCACGCACGCCTTCAATCTCGCCTCCTTCGTGACCGGCCTCACGCTCGATAGTCTCGCTGCTGATCTCGACAGTTTTGTCGAGGGGCGTCGTCTGGACGACAATGCCCATGTGATGCTGCGTTTTGCAGGCGGCGCCAAGGGCATGCTCTGGTGCAGCCAGGTTGCGCCGGGCAATGAAAATGCACTGCGCTTGCGTGTCTATGGCACAAAGGGCGGCATTGAATGGGCGCAGGAAGACCCGAACTATCTCTGGTTCACGCCTTTTGGGGAACAGAAGCGGCTTATCACGCGGGGCGGTGCAGGCGTTGGCAATGCTGCAACCCGCGTGACCCGTGTGCCGGGCGGTCATCCGGAAGGCTATCTGGAGGCTTTCGCCACCATTTATTCTGAAGCGGCGAGCGCCATCGAGGCCCATCGTAAGGGGAAGAAGCCGGATAGCGCCGTGATCTATCCGACAGTCGATGACGGCTTGAAGGGCGTTGCCTTCATCGATGCCTGTGTGCGTTCGTCACAGAAAAACGGCGGCTGGGTCAAGCTTTAG
- the xylA gene encoding xylose isomerase — MSTGFFGDIQKIKYEGPDSDNPLAFRHYDPDEIVLGKRMEDHLRFAVAYWHSFAWEGGDPFGGRTFDRPWYSNELDAAKLKADVAFEFFSLLGAPYYCFHDADVRPEGRNFAENTRYLNEIVDIFEKKQTETGVKLLWGTANLFSNRRYMSGAATNPDPDVFAFAAATVKSCIDATKRLGGENYVLWGGREGYETLLNTDLGRELDQMGRFLNLVVEYKHKIGFKGTILIEPKPQEPTKHQYDYDVATVYGFLKRYGLENEVKLNIEQGHAILAGHSFEHELALARTLGIFGSIDMNRNDYQSGWDTDQFPNNVPEMALAYYQVLLAGGFTTGGTNFDAKLRRQSLDPQDLLIGHIGGMDCCARGLKAAAGMLEDGALSKPLDERYAGWNGDFGRKLLTGLSLDQITAEVEAKDINPQPKSGRQEYLENVVNRYV, encoded by the coding sequence ATGAGCACCGGATTTTTCGGCGACATTCAGAAGATCAAGTATGAGGGGCCGGACAGCGACAACCCGCTGGCATTCCGTCACTATGATCCGGATGAGATCGTGCTGGGCAAGCGCATGGAAGATCATCTGCGCTTCGCGGTCGCCTACTGGCACAGCTTTGCCTGGGAGGGTGGCGATCCATTCGGTGGTCGCACCTTCGACCGCCCGTGGTATTCCAACGAGCTGGATGCGGCAAAGCTCAAGGCCGACGTGGCTTTCGAGTTCTTCTCCCTGCTTGGCGCGCCCTATTACTGCTTCCACGATGCAGATGTGCGGCCCGAGGGGCGCAACTTTGCGGAAAATACCCGATATCTCAACGAGATTGTCGACATATTCGAGAAGAAGCAGACCGAAACCGGCGTAAAGCTTCTCTGGGGCACGGCTAACCTGTTCTCCAACCGCCGCTATATGAGCGGGGCCGCAACCAATCCTGACCCGGATGTCTTCGCCTTTGCCGCGGCGACCGTGAAAAGCTGCATCGATGCCACCAAGCGGCTCGGCGGCGAGAACTATGTGCTGTGGGGCGGTCGCGAAGGTTATGAAACGCTGCTCAACACCGATCTTGGACGTGAACTCGACCAGATGGGGCGGTTCCTCAATCTGGTGGTCGAGTACAAGCACAAGATCGGCTTCAAGGGTACGATCCTGATCGAACCGAAGCCCCAGGAGCCGACCAAGCATCAATACGATTACGACGTCGCGACGGTCTATGGCTTCCTGAAGCGCTATGGCCTCGAAAACGAGGTGAAGCTCAATATCGAGCAGGGCCACGCCATTCTGGCTGGTCACTCCTTCGAGCATGAACTGGCACTTGCCCGCACACTCGGCATTTTCGGCTCCATCGATATGAACCGAAATGACTACCAGTCCGGCTGGGACACGGACCAGTTCCCAAACAATGTGCCGGAAATGGCGCTCGCCTATTATCAGGTCCTGCTCGCAGGCGGCTTCACGACCGGCGGCACGAATTTCGACGCCAAGCTGCGCCGCCAGTCGCTCGATCCGCAGGATCTGCTGATCGGCCATATCGGGGGCATGGATTGCTGTGCACGCGGGCTGAAGGCAGCCGCCGGAATGCTGGAGGACGGCGCGTTGTCCAAGCCGCTCGATGAGCGTTATGCGGGCTGGAACGGCGATTTCGGCAGGAAACTTCTGACCGGCCTCTCGCTGGACCAGATCACGGCGGAAGTCGAAGCGAAGGACATCAATCCGCAGCCGAAATCTGGCCGTCAGGAATATCTCGAAAACGTCGTCAATCGGTATGTCTGA
- the xylB gene encoding xylulokinase — MYLGIDLGTSGVKALLIDDAQTVIGSAHGELDVSRPHPGWSEQDPAHWIDACRTAIDGLRTAHPKEFSAIAGIGLSGQMHGATLLDERDQVLRPCILWNDTRSYREAAALDADPAFRAITGNIVFPGFTAPKIVWVANNEPDIFARTRKVLLPKDYLRLWLTGEYVSDMSDSAGTSWLDTGARRWSRELLDKTGLDESRMPRLAEGTDATGRLRAELAAEWGVAGLPVVAGGAGDNAASACGMGTVKPGHAFVSLGTSGVLFAANGAYQPKPESAVHAFCHALPDTWHQMGVILSAASALDWYARLVGKTAHELDRELGDRLNAPGSTTFLPYLSGERTPYNDAKIRGVFSGLEHESDQRALTQAVLEGVAFAIRDNLAALQSAGTEISSLTAVGGGSRSTYWLKAIATALNVPIALPEEGDFGAAFGAARLGLIAATGVDPLAVCTPPRTERTIEPEAALTPAYEEAYQRYRAHYPALHALAGQ, encoded by the coding sequence ATGTATCTCGGGATCGATCTAGGAACATCCGGTGTCAAGGCGCTGTTGATCGATGACGCACAGACCGTCATCGGGTCGGCCCATGGCGAACTGGATGTTTCGCGACCCCATCCGGGCTGGAGCGAACAGGACCCCGCACATTGGATCGACGCCTGCCGGACAGCGATTGACGGCCTGCGCACGGCGCACCCGAAGGAGTTTTCGGCGATTGCCGGTATCGGTCTTTCCGGTCAGATGCATGGCGCTACCCTGCTGGACGAACGGGACCAGGTACTGCGTCCCTGCATCCTCTGGAACGATACGCGCAGCTATCGCGAAGCAGCCGCACTCGATGCCGACCCGGCTTTTCGCGCCATCACCGGCAATATTGTCTTTCCGGGATTTACCGCGCCCAAAATCGTCTGGGTTGCCAATAACGAACCCGATATTTTCGCACGTACCCGCAAGGTGCTGCTGCCGAAGGATTACCTTCGCCTCTGGCTGACCGGCGAGTATGTCTCCGACATGTCGGATTCGGCGGGCACAAGCTGGCTCGACACCGGCGCACGCCGTTGGTCACGCGAACTACTGGACAAGACCGGCCTCGATGAAAGCCGGATGCCGCGTCTTGCCGAAGGCACGGACGCAACCGGACGGCTGCGGGCGGAACTGGCCGCCGAATGGGGCGTTGCCGGACTCCCGGTGGTAGCAGGAGGTGCAGGCGATAATGCGGCATCGGCCTGCGGCATGGGTACGGTCAAACCCGGCCATGCCTTCGTTTCGCTCGGGACGTCCGGCGTGCTGTTTGCTGCAAACGGTGCTTATCAGCCGAAGCCAGAAAGCGCGGTTCATGCCTTCTGCCATGCCCTGCCCGATACGTGGCACCAGATGGGTGTCATCCTGTCCGCAGCAAGCGCGCTCGACTGGTATGCGCGGCTTGTCGGAAAGACGGCGCATGAGCTTGATAGGGAACTCGGCGACAGGCTCAATGCGCCGGGCAGCACGACCTTCCTGCCCTATCTGTCGGGCGAACGCACTCCGTATAACGATGCGAAGATACGCGGCGTGTTTTCAGGTCTGGAACATGAATCCGATCAGCGCGCCCTGACGCAAGCCGTGCTGGAGGGCGTTGCCTTCGCGATCCGCGACAATCTCGCCGCGCTCCAGTCTGCCGGTACCGAGATCAGTTCCCTTACCGCGGTCGGCGGCGGCTCGCGCTCCACCTATTGGCTGAAGGCGATCGCAACCGCGTTGAATGTGCCGATTGCCTTGCCGGAAGAAGGCGATTTCGGCGCAGCCTTCGGCGCTGCGCGGCTGGGTCTCATCGCCGCTACCGGCGTCGACCCGCTGGCTGTCTGCACGCCGCCGCGCACGGAGCGAACCATAGAGCCGGAAGCCGCCCTCACCCCGGCCTATGAGGAAGCCTATCAGCGCTATCGCGCCCATTATCCGGCACTTCACGCCCTCGCCGGTCAGTGA
- a CDS encoding LacI family DNA-binding transcriptional regulator — MKPTVHDIARTAGVSLATVDRVLNERPGVRAKTRDRVMAAMNTLGYVRDVGAANLARGRLYQFDFILPDNENTFMLSLRAELQSATERALAERVLINLVLVPAFDEAALVAALDDCATRKPDGVAFVAVDTDPVRAACDRLGEQGVHAVTLVSDLGHSTRTHYVGVDNGAAGRTAARLLGLFANGTEGALAVVAGSLKVRDHQERFEGFTAAMKADFPGREILPVLEGFDEGSRVQKLVAELLDERSDIAGIYSLGAGNSGLVKALARHNSNRPLVIAHERDSVTSKALTDGIIHAVLAQDAGHEIRSAIRVLKASADRLAIVPGQEHIRIEIFLKDNLPHLD; from the coding sequence ATGAAACCTACAGTCCATGATATAGCCAGAACAGCGGGCGTCAGCCTCGCCACGGTAGACCGTGTGCTGAACGAACGTCCAGGTGTGAGAGCGAAGACGCGCGACCGGGTCATGGCTGCGATGAACACGCTTGGCTATGTGCGCGATGTGGGTGCTGCCAACCTTGCTCGCGGACGGCTTTATCAGTTCGATTTTATTTTGCCGGACAATGAAAACACCTTCATGCTGAGCCTGCGCGCGGAACTGCAATCCGCGACCGAGCGGGCGCTGGCCGAGCGTGTGCTGATCAATCTCGTCCTTGTCCCCGCCTTCGATGAAGCGGCGCTCGTGGCGGCGCTGGATGACTGCGCCACACGCAAGCCTGACGGCGTAGCATTCGTCGCGGTCGATACTGACCCCGTGCGTGCGGCCTGCGACCGATTGGGAGAGCAAGGCGTCCACGCCGTCACGCTCGTATCCGATCTCGGGCATTCTACGCGGACGCATTATGTCGGCGTCGACAACGGTGCGGCGGGACGCACGGCGGCGCGGCTTCTGGGACTTTTCGCCAACGGAACCGAAGGCGCGCTTGCGGTCGTCGCCGGTTCGTTGAAGGTTCGCGACCATCAGGAACGTTTCGAAGGTTTTACCGCTGCCATGAAAGCGGACTTTCCTGGCCGCGAGATATTGCCCGTTCTGGAAGGCTTCGATGAGGGCTCGCGCGTGCAGAAACTCGTAGCCGAGTTGCTTGACGAGCGCAGCGATATCGCCGGAATTTACAGCCTCGGCGCGGGCAATAGCGGTCTGGTCAAGGCGCTGGCTAGGCACAACTCCAATCGGCCGCTCGTCATCGCCCATGAACGCGATAGCGTGACGTCCAAGGCGCTGACGGATGGCATCATCCACGCTGTGCTGGCGCAGGATGCGGGCCATGAGATCCGCAGCGCCATCAGGGTCCTGAAGGCGTCTGCCGATCGTCTGGCTATTGTGCCCGGACAGGAGCACATCCGTATTGAAATTTTCCTCAAAGACAACCTGCCGCATCTCGACTGA
- the xylF gene encoding D-xylose ABC transporter substrate-binding protein — protein sequence MKRRNFLTGALVAAALGIGAMASTPVYASPENPVIGFSIDDLRVERWARDRDYFIEAAETLGAKVNVQSADGNEEKQVKQVENLIAQGVDAIVIVPMNSKVFDAVVADAKASGIKVLSYDRLILNADIDAYISFDNERVGFMQAEAVLKAKPEGNYYLLGGSPTDNNAKLLRAGQEKALKEAIDSGKVKVIGSQWVKEWSPTEALSIMENALTAAQNKIDAVVASNDGTAGGAIQALAAQGLAGKTAVSGQDSDLAAVKRLIDGTQTVTVYKPLKLIASEAAKLTVQMVKGETPEFNSKLDNGGKQVDTLLLTPTAVTKDNIDIYVQDGFYTKEQIYGK from the coding sequence ATGAAACGTCGTAATTTTCTGACCGGCGCGCTGGTTGCTGCGGCTTTGGGCATCGGCGCCATGGCGTCCACGCCGGTCTATGCTTCGCCGGAAAATCCGGTTATCGGCTTTTCCATCGACGACCTGCGTGTCGAGCGCTGGGCGCGCGACCGCGACTATTTCATCGAAGCTGCCGAAACGCTGGGCGCCAAGGTCAATGTGCAGTCGGCTGACGGCAATGAGGAAAAGCAGGTCAAGCAGGTTGAAAACCTGATTGCGCAGGGCGTTGACGCCATCGTCATCGTGCCGATGAACTCCAAGGTTTTCGACGCCGTCGTGGCTGACGCCAAGGCTTCCGGCATCAAGGTTCTTTCCTATGATCGCCTGATCCTCAATGCCGATATCGATGCCTATATTTCGTTCGACAATGAACGCGTCGGTTTCATGCAGGCGGAAGCGGTCCTGAAGGCCAAGCCGGAAGGCAATTATTATCTCCTCGGCGGCTCGCCGACGGATAACAACGCCAAGCTTCTCCGCGCCGGTCAGGAAAAGGCCCTCAAGGAAGCCATCGATTCCGGCAAGGTGAAGGTCATTGGCTCGCAGTGGGTCAAGGAATGGAGCCCGACGGAAGCGCTCTCCATCATGGAAAACGCGCTGACGGCTGCGCAGAACAAGATCGATGCGGTCGTCGCTTCGAACGACGGCACCGCCGGTGGCGCCATCCAGGCGCTTGCTGCGCAGGGACTGGCCGGAAAGACCGCCGTTTCCGGGCAGGACAGCGACCTTGCTGCCGTCAAGCGCCTGATCGACGGCACGCAGACCGTAACGGTCTACAAGCCGCTGAAGCTCATTGCTTCGGAAGCCGCCAAGCTGACAGTCCAGATGGTCAAGGGCGAAACGCCTGAATTCAATTCCAAGCTCGACAATGGCGGCAAGCAGGTCGACACGCTTCTGCTGACGCCGACCGCCGTGACCAAGGACAATATCGACATCTACGTTCAGGACGGCTTCTATACCAAGGAGCAGATCTACGGAAAGTAA
- a CDS encoding xylose ABC transporter ATP-binding protein: MSEYLLEMRNIGKDFNGVKALDGIYLKVRAGECVGLCGENGAGKSTLMKVLSGVYPHGTWSGEIFWEGQELKATGIRDTEAAGIVIIHQELMMVPHLSVAENIFLGSEPTSRGFIDYDQMNARATELLARLNIHDINVALPVYHYPGGKQQLIEIAKAINKNAKLLILDEPTSALTASETRVLLDLIKDFKAQGMACVYISHKLDEVAEISDTVTVIRDGTHIATKPMTELTTPAIITMMVGREMKNLFPREPHDIGEVIFEARNINCWDVTNPDRKVVDNVSFALRRGEILGIAGLVGAGRTELVSSLFGVWPGAHDGQVFLEGRELKIRTPRDAVRQGICMVPEDRKKDGILPIMPVGYNMTISVLDRFSLRGLLDKEAELATIQREILRLKVKTADPMLEIASLSGGNQQKAVLSKMMLPDPKVLILDEPTRGVDVGAKYEIYKLIFALAKQGVAVLMVSSEMPEVLGISDRVLVIGEGRLRGDFPNENLTQEKVLAAAIGKPTSNAA, from the coding sequence ATGTCCGAATATCTTCTAGAGATGCGCAATATCGGTAAGGACTTCAACGGCGTGAAAGCGCTGGACGGAATTTACCTGAAAGTGCGCGCGGGCGAGTGTGTCGGCCTTTGCGGTGAGAACGGCGCGGGCAAGTCCACGCTGATGAAAGTGCTTTCCGGCGTTTATCCCCATGGCACCTGGAGCGGGGAAATTTTCTGGGAAGGCCAGGAATTGAAGGCCACGGGCATCCGCGACACGGAGGCGGCGGGCATCGTCATCATCCATCAGGAACTCATGATGGTGCCGCATCTGTCGGTTGCGGAAAACATCTTTCTGGGATCGGAGCCGACAAGCAGAGGCTTTATCGATTACGACCAGATGAATGCGCGTGCGACGGAACTTCTGGCGCGGCTCAATATTCACGATATCAATGTCGCGCTTCCGGTCTACCACTATCCGGGCGGCAAGCAGCAATTGATCGAGATCGCCAAGGCGATCAACAAGAATGCGAAGTTGCTCATTCTCGACGAGCCGACATCGGCTCTGACGGCGTCCGAAACGCGCGTCCTTCTCGATCTCATCAAGGACTTCAAGGCGCAAGGCATGGCCTGCGTCTATATCTCCCACAAGCTGGACGAAGTGGCAGAAATTTCCGATACTGTGACGGTCATCCGCGACGGGACGCATATCGCCACGAAGCCGATGACGGAACTCACGACGCCAGCCATCATCACCATGATGGTGGGGCGCGAAATGAAAAACCTGTTTCCGCGCGAGCCGCATGATATTGGCGAGGTCATTTTCGAAGCGCGCAATATCAATTGCTGGGATGTGACGAACCCCGACCGCAAGGTGGTCGATAATGTTTCGTTCGCTCTTCGGCGCGGGGAGATTCTCGGCATTGCCGGGCTGGTTGGCGCGGGGCGGACGGAACTGGTGTCCAGCCTGTTCGGCGTCTGGCCAGGCGCTCATGACGGGCAGGTGTTCCTGGAGGGCCGGGAACTGAAGATCCGCACCCCGCGCGATGCGGTTCGACAAGGCATCTGCATGGTGCCGGAAGACCGCAAGAAGGATGGCATCCTGCCCATCATGCCGGTGGGCTATAATATGACGATCTCGGTGCTGGATCGGTTTTCCCTGCGCGGACTGCTCGACAAGGAAGCGGAACTGGCAACGATCCAGCGCGAAATTCTGCGTCTCAAGGTAAAGACTGCCGACCCAATGCTGGAAATCGCCTCGCTGTCGGGCGGCAACCAGCAGAAGGCCGTGCTGTCGAAAATGATGCTGCCGGACCCCAAGGTGCTCATTCTGGACGAGCCGACCCGGGGCGTCGATGTTGGCGCGAAATATGAAATCTACAAACTGATCTTCGCCCTTGCGAAGCAGGGCGTCGCGGTGCTGATGGTGTCTTCCGAAATGCCGGAAGTTCTCGGCATCAGCGACCGTGTGCTCGTGATCGGCGAGGGCAGGCTGCGCGGTGATTTCCCCAATGAAAATCTGACCCAGGAGAAGGTGCTTGCCGCTGCAATCGGCAAGCCGACAAGCAATGCGGCCTGA
- a CDS encoding sugar ABC transporter permease, whose product MTMTGKSLRKFLAEYKIVALLIVVALIWAFFAILTYDPEMGRSQFLTARNFSNLLRQMAITGMLASAMVFVIVAGEIDLSVGALLGLLGGIAAVLDVLLGWPLWATISTVLVLGVALGAFNGWLTAYLGIPSFIVTLGGQLVFRGIVLGIMGGVTIAPISPEFKYIGQGYLPGWLGNLCAIALFGVLILMTLRTRASKRKHNLQLLSSGMEVARLLGIGVLILGFILILNSYQGVPVPVLILLVILGVFTVIAKQTVFGRHIYAVGSNTEATRFSGVNVNFVKMAVFALMGLMAAVAGLTTTSRLAAGTPSAGMGGELDAIASCFIGGTSMRGGVGSVLGALVGALIMSSLDNGMSMLGVDTFWQQIIKGSILVLAVYLDIVSSGARRG is encoded by the coding sequence ATGACGATGACGGGCAAAAGCCTTCGAAAGTTTCTGGCGGAATACAAGATCGTCGCTCTGTTGATCGTGGTTGCGCTCATATGGGCATTTTTCGCGATCCTCACCTATGACCCCGAAATGGGGCGATCGCAGTTCCTGACCGCACGCAATTTCTCCAACCTTCTGCGCCAGATGGCGATCACCGGAATGCTCGCATCCGCGATGGTGTTCGTCATCGTTGCCGGTGAAATCGATCTTTCGGTCGGGGCGCTTCTGGGGCTCCTTGGCGGCATTGCCGCCGTCCTCGATGTGCTCCTTGGATGGCCGTTATGGGCTACGATCAGTACGGTATTGGTGCTCGGCGTGGCGCTCGGCGCGTTCAATGGCTGGCTGACTGCCTATCTCGGCATACCGTCCTTCATCGTGACGCTTGGCGGCCAGCTTGTCTTTCGCGGCATCGTGCTGGGCATCATGGGCGGCGTCACCATCGCGCCCATCTCGCCGGAGTTCAAATATATCGGGCAAGGCTATCTGCCGGGATGGCTTGGCAATCTCTGTGCCATTGCGCTGTTTGGCGTGCTTATCCTGATGACGCTGCGCACGCGGGCCAGCAAGCGCAAGCATAATCTCCAGTTGCTTTCATCCGGCATGGAAGTCGCGAGGCTTCTTGGTATCGGCGTCCTGATCCTCGGCTTCATCCTGATCCTCAACAGCTATCAGGGCGTGCCCGTGCCTGTGCTGATCCTGCTGGTAATCCTTGGCGTTTTCACCGTCATCGCCAAGCAGACCGTGTTCGGTCGCCATATTTACGCGGTCGGTTCCAATACCGAAGCAACCCGCTTTTCGGGTGTGAATGTCAACTTCGTCAAGATGGCCGTCTTCGCGCTGATGGGGCTGATGGCGGCGGTGGCCGGCCTGACGACGACCTCGCGCCTTGCCGCGGGTACGCCATCGGCGGGCATGGGCGGCGAACTCGACGCCATCGCTTCCTGCTTCATCGGCGGCACGTCCATGCGCGGCGGTGTCGGCTCCGTGCTCGGCGCACTGGTCGGCGCGCTCATCATGTCGAGCCTCGACAACGGCATGTCCATGCTCGGCGTCGATACGTTCTGGCAGCAGATCATCAAGGGCAGCATTCTTGTGCTGGCGGTCTATCTCGACATCGTATCCTCGGGCGCGCGGCGCGGATGA